In Bos indicus x Bos taurus breed Angus x Brahman F1 hybrid chromosome 23, Bos_hybrid_MaternalHap_v2.0, whole genome shotgun sequence, a single genomic region encodes these proteins:
- the CDSN gene encoding corneodesmosin, with amino-acid sequence MGSSRASQIGCVGGRGVLALLLAGLLLQGTLAKSIGTFLDPCKDPTRITSPNDPCLLGKGGSSSSSGGSSGSSGGGSSGSSSGSSGSSSSSSGVSSGLSGHPSGGSSGSSSGSNVSSGPSGGPSGSSSGSSGVSSGLSGRPSGGYSGSSSGVSSSASGSGSTGSIVAHGGSSGSSLFKPGTGYSQISYSSGSGSTLQGASSSLPSGSISSPSGGGLSSSGSQTSWLSSSGGQKVSSKLRPCGPDIPDSPCSGGPIVSHSGPYISSSHSVSGGQRPVVVVVEQHGSGGPGGPGVGQRVPCLNGGPPGKPCPPITSVDQYGSYEVVGGSSNSYLVPGMTYSGGKIYPVGYFTKEGPIKGSPGVPSFAAGPPISEGKYFSGNPIIPSHSSSSSNIYQSGASSAVVFQPVGSGGVQPCVVGSSGSKGPCSLSSSGVSSSSSISSSSSSSFHPCGGVSQGPCSPPGTGSLSGSSSSLSGGKIILQPCGSKSSAPGHPCISVSSSTLSGGPNGSPQPDPSAGAKPCGPGNSGKTPCRSIRDILAQVKPLGPQLADPEVFLPQGDLPNSS; translated from the exons ATGGGCTCTTCACGAGCATCCCAGATAGGGTGTGTGGGAGGGCGAGGGGTGCTGGCTTTGCTGCTGGCTGGTCTCCTCCTGCAAG GGACCTTGGCCAAGAGCATCGGGACCTTCTTAGACCCCTGCAAGGACCCCACACGTATTACCTCCCCCAAtgacccctgtctcctggggAAGGGGGGCTCCAGCAGCTCCAGTGGTGGTTCCAGTGGCAGCTCTGGTGGTGGATCCAGTGGAAGCTCCAGTGGCTCCAGTGGCAGTTCCAGCAGTTCCAGTGGTGTTTCCAGTGGCTTGAGTGGTCACCCCAGTGGTGGTTCCAGTGGCAGCTCCAGTGGCTCCAATGTTTCCAGTGGCCCCAGTGGTGGCCCCAGTGGCAGCTCCAGTGGCTCCAGTGGTGTTTCCAGTGGCTTGAGTGGTCGCCCCAGTGGTGGTTACAGTGGCAGCTCCAGTGGTGTCTCCAGCAGTGCCTCCGGCAGTGGCTCCACCGGATCCATTGTTGCCCATGGTGGTTCTTCTGGATCTTCGTTATTTAAGCCAGGAACAGGGTATTCCCAGATAAGCTACTCCTCTGGATCAGGCTCTACTCTACAAGGTGCATCGAGCTCCCTCCCGTCAGGAAGCATCAGCTCCCCGTCAGGAGGAGGCTTGAGCTCTTCTGGTTCCCAAACCTCCTGGTTGTCCAGCAGTGGGGGCCAGAAGGTCAGCTCCAAGCTGCGGCCCTGTGGTCCCGACATCCCTGACTCTCCCTGCAGCGGGGGGCCCATCGTCTCACACTCTGGCCCCTACATCTCCAGCTCCCACTCTGTGTCTGGGGGTCAGAGGccagtagtggtggtggtggagcaGCATGGCTCTGGTGGCCCTGGTGGCCCCGGAGTGGGTCAAAGGGTCCCCTGCCTCAACGGAGGCCCTCCAGGAAAGCCCTGCCCCCCCATCACCTCTGTGGACCAATATGGCAGCTACGAGGTGGTGGGCGGCTCCTCCAACAGCTATCTGGTCCCAGGCATGACCTACAGTGGGGGCAAAATCTACCCGGTGGGCTACTTCACCAAAGAGGGCCCCATCAAAGGCTCTCCAGGGGTGCCCTCCTTTGCTGCTGGGCCCCCCATCTCTGAGGGCAAGTACTTCTCTGGCAACCCCATCATCCCCAGCCACAGCTCTTCTAGCTCCAATATCTACCAATCTGGAGCTTCCTCGGCTGTGGTGTTCCAGCCAGTGGGCTCTGGTGGGGTCCAGCCCTGTGTGGTCGGCTCCTCGGGCTCTAAGGGGCCCTGCTCCCTCTCCAGCTCTGGAGTCTCCAGCAGTTCCAGCATTTCCAGCAGTTCTAGTTCATCTTTCCATCCCTGTGGTGGTGTTTCTCAGGGGCCCTGCTCCCCACCAGGCACTGGCTCCCTCAGCGGCAGCTCTAGCTCCCTATCTGGTGGCAAAATCATCCTTCAGCCCTGTGGCAGCAAGTCCAGCGCTCCTGGTCACCCTTgtatttctgtttcctcctcgACACTGAGTGGGGGTCCAAATGGCTCTCCCCAACCTGACCCCTCAGCTGGTGCCAAGCCCTGTGGTCCCGGCAACTCTGGAAAGACCCCTTGTCGCTCCATCCGGGACATCCTAGCCCAGGTGAAGCCTCTGGGGCCCCAGCTAGCTGACCCTGAAGTTTTCCTACCCCAGGGAGATCTACCTAACAGTTCTTAA
- the C23H6orf15 gene encoding uncharacterized protein C6orf15 homolog, translating into MQGCVVGKRAPLGLLLVCLHLPGLLARSIGVMEEKVPRDLGISLPLLGPSPLTGPSNAEHPQPKPAPGPNDLARAALKPNPSPPHGSQPVGGPGVQGWPRSGGLLSMDSWPSEDPWPMLAAAVEDHVGEVLPGELSYLSRVAALPVGSRPWPAGPSAHPGDPSPESSLFHRDSESRRPFRPNVLGSLGDILARSPLWALINRIRRPLLPGHPWGTLNPSTSWGGGGPGSGWGTRPMPYPVGIWGNTHQYPSTSWGNIPLYPGINQFPPRILRPPGSSWSIPAGFPSPQNPGSQWS; encoded by the exons ATGCAGGGCTGCGTGGTGGGGAAGCGGGCTCCCCTAGGGCTGCTCCTCGTCTGTCTTCATCTCCCAG gcctcctTGCCCGGAGCATCGGTGTGATGGAGGAGAAAGTTCCTCGAGACTTGGGGATCAGCTTGCCTCTGCTGGGACCATCTCCCTTGACCGGCCCCTCCAATGCCGAGCATCCTCAGCCCAAACCAGCCCCTGGGCCTAATGATTTGGCCAGGGCTGCTCTGAAGCCCAATCCTTCTCCACCGCATGGCTCTCAACCTGTAGGAGGTCCTGGAGTGCAGGGGTGGCCCCGCTCTGGGGGGCTGCTCTCCATGGACTCCTGGCCCTCGGAAGACCCTTGGCCGATGCTGGCAGCTGCGGTCGAGGACCACGTCGGGGAAGTGCTGCCCGGAGAACTGTCTTACCTTTCTAGGGTGGCTGCCCTCCCCGTGGGCAGCAGGCCTTGGCCTGCAGGGCCCTCTGCACACCCCGGAGACCCCTCACCTGAGTCCTCACTCTTCCACCGGGACTCTGAGTCTAGACGGCCATTCCGTCCTAATGTGCTGGGCTCCCTGGGAGACATCCTTGCCCGATCCCCACTCTGGGCTCTCATCAACAGAATAAGACGGCCACTTCTGCCTGGTCACCCCTGGGGGACCCTGAATCCCAGTACATCCTGGGGAGGTGGAGGTCCTGGCAGTGGATGGGGAACAAGGCCCATGCCATACCCTGTGGGAATCTGGGGTAACACTCATCAATACCCAAGTACCAGCTGGGGGAATATTCCTCTATACCCGGGTATTAATCAGTTTCCTCCCAGAATTCTCCGTCCTCCTGGCTCCTCTTGGAGCATCCCAGCTGGCTTCCCCAGTCCTCAAAACCCTGGGTCACAGTGGAGTTAG
- the LOC113881175 gene encoding BOLA class I histocompatibility antigen, alpha chain BL3-7-like produces MRPRTLVLLLPGALVLTETWAGSHSLRYFYTAVSRPGLEEPRFIIVGYVDDTQFVRFDSDARDPRMEPRARWVEQEGPEYWDDQTKTAKDTAQIFQANLNTLRGYYNQSEAGSHTLQEMYGCDVGSDGGFLRGYDQFAYDGRDYIALNENLSSWTAADMAAQITKHKFELRGAAERVRNYLKCECVESLGRYLKTGKDTLLRTDPPKTHVTCHPISGHEVTLRCWALGFYPEEILLTWQRDGEDQTQDMELVETRPSGDGTFQKWAALVVPSGEEQRYTCRVQHEGLQEPRTLRWEPPETSFLTMGIIVGLVLLVVAVVAVVTGAVIWRKKRSGERGHYTQAESSERLSD; encoded by the exons ATGAGGCCGAGAACCCTCGTCCTGCTGCTGCCGGGTGCGCTGGTCCTGACCGAGACCTGGGCGG GCTCCCACTCCCTGAGGTATTTCTACACCGCCGTGTCCCGACCCGGCCTCGAGGAGCCCCGCTTCATCATCGTTGGCTACGTGGACGACACGCAGTTCGTGCGGTTCGACAGCGACGCCCGGGATCCGAGGATGGAGCCCCGGGCGCGGTGGGTGGAGCAGGAAGGGCCGGAGTACTGGGATGACCAGACAAAGACAGCTAAGGACACCGCACAGATTTTCCAAGCGAACCTGAACACCCTGCGCGGCTACTACAACCAGAGCGAGGCCG GGTCTCACACCCTCCAGGAGATGTACGGCTGCGACGTGGGGTCGGACGGGGGTTTCCTGCGCGGGTATGATCAGTTCGCCTACGACGGCAGAGATTACATCGCCCTGAACGAGAACCTGAGCTCCTGGACCGCGGCGGACATGGCGGCTCAGATCACCAAGCACAAGTTTGAGCTGCGTGGTGCTGCGGAGCGTGTGAGGAACTACCTGAAATGCGAGTGCGTGGAGTCGCTCGGCAGATACCTAAAGACCGGAAAGGACACGCTGCTGCGCACAG ACCCTCCAAAGACACATGTGACCTGTCACCCCATCTCTGGTCATGAGGTCACCCTGaggtgctgggccctgggcttcTACCCTGAGGAGATCTTACTGACCTGGCAGCGTGACGGGGAGGACCAGACCCAGGACATGGAGCTTGTGGAGACCAGGCCTTCAGGGGATGGAACCTTCCAGAAGTGGGCGGCCCTGGTGGTGCCTTCTGGAGAGGAGCAGAGATACACATGCCGTGTGCAGCATGAGGGACTTCAGGAGCCCCGCACCCTGAGATGGG AACCTCCTGAGACCTCCTTCCTCACCATGGGCATCATTGTTGGCCTGGTTCTCCTTGTGGTAGCTGTGGTGGCTGTGGTGACTGGAGCTGTGATTTGGAGGAAGAAGCGCTCAG GTGAAAGAGGGCACTACACTCAGGCTGAAA GCAGTGAACGTTTATCAGACTAG